GGATGAGCGCTGCCTTCAGCACCTTATCGTTAACCTTGGGCTCTGtctggtttttcagctgcaAATACATTTCACGCTGGTAGTTGTCCTTGAAAATCGGTTTCATGGATACAAGTTTGCTAAGCTTTTTGCGGCGATGAGCAACAGAAAACAGCACCAATGTAGTCAGCAGCACTACCACATACACAATCGGGATGTATATGGAGATTGACGAGGGGGCTGGAGTGCCAGATTCTTCCGACATGCTTGACTAGGGTgtgttattttttttgcatttttgcCAGCTCGAGCAAAAAGTCTACCGACGCGACGAATTCCTACACCCGCCCTGAGCGCCTTCGATGcatatctttttttcggTGGTTTCCGGTGTACGGCAATAATGCAGCTTGCTTATCATGCATAGTCTGTGTTTTGATAGGTAAGTTTCTTTTGCAGCCAATGCGCCAGTTTCTCGGTTGCTGataaaagaaaaagacTGTATATAAATGCAGCAACCGCATCACCTCGCACCCGAGCACCAATGTCGAAAAAACTGgaggaaatcaagcagGTCTCGCTCGACAACGAGTCGCAATCTGCCGGCTCGTTCGAGGACAGAACAGGATTCTTTGGCAAGGTCAGGAAACTGGTCAAACggctcgagctcgacgGCACACAGAACTTTACTCTGTcccagctgtttctgtaTAACTATGACCTCAAACCGCTCGAGGAAAAAAGACGTActtggagatggtggaaTTTTGTCACCTTCTGGATAGCAGACTCGTTCAACATAAATACCTGGCAGATTGCCGCCACGGGAGTGCAGGCAGGGCTCAGTTGGTGGGCCACCTGGATCACCATTTGGCTGGGGTACTCCTTCTGCGGCTGTTTTGTTGTTCTGGCAGCGCGGTACGGTGCGTACAACCATATCTCGTTCCCCGTTGCTACCAGGTCGTCCTGGGGAATATGGGGGTCTCTGTGGCCGGTCATCAACAGAGTGGTGATGGCTTGTATCTGGTTTGGCGTCCAGTCCGTGCTGGGAGGCCAGTGTGTGGCTCTGATGCTGCGGTCCATTTTCGGTAACGATCTCGAGACCAGAATACCAAACAAGCTGAAGGGAGAAATCTCGTCGTTCCAGATGCTGGCATTCTTTTTGTTCTGGCTATTCCAACTGCCGGCGATCTACATGAAACCGCACACCGTCCGTCACCTGTTCACCATGAAGGCCATTGCGTGCCCTATAGCTGGAATCGCGTTTCTGGCCTGGACGCTGGTCAAGGCGGATGGAGGCGGCCCGGTCATCCACCAGAGCGGCACGCTCAGTGGGTCTGCTTTCGGCTGGGCCTTTGTGAACAGTATGATGAACTCTCTCGCCAACTTTGCCACGCTCATAGTGAACGCTCCAgatttctccagaatgtcGCATAAGCcaaactcctccatctACTCGCAGCTGATCACAATCCCGGTTGCCTTTTCTGTCACCTCTCTCATCGGCGTGCTGGTCTCTTCGGCAAGCACAGTGCTCTACAACGAGACTTATTGGGACCCTCTGGACGTGCTTTCGCGGTTCCTCGACAATTACAGCAGCGGAGCCAGAGGAGGAGTCTTTTTGATCGCTCTTGGATTTGCTATTGCCCAACTCGGCACCAACATTTCCGCCAACTCGCTGTCGGCAGGTACTGACATGACTGCGCTGCTCCCAAAATACATCAACATCAGGAGAGGTGGTTTCATCTGCGCCATCATCGGCTACGCTATTTGTCCATGGAACTTActctcgtccagcagcatgtTCACCACTTACCTGAGCGCATACGCGGTGTTCCTCTCGTCCATCGCAGGTGTCTACTTCTGTGACTACTACCTCATCAGAAAGGGCCATATTGTGCTGGAAGACCTGTACACTGCCGATAACTCGAGCCAGTATTTCTACACAGCAGGATTCAACTGGAGAGCCATCTTGGCATACCTTTGTGGAATAGCTCCTAACATTGTTGGTTTTGTTGGAGCCACACAGACACACACTGTGCCAGACGGTGCTACCAAGGTGTATTACTTCAGTTTTTTCACTGGCTACGCCAGCTCGTGCTGTgttctgtttctgctcaCTGCACTGTTCCCGGTGAAAGGAGTGCCGAGAGAAAACCTGTTCCAGAAATCGTGGCTCGAAGAGTGGAAGGACGTGGAGTCCTTTGACGACTTCTTCCACCAGCGGCTCGTCACCGAAGAAGTGGCTTAAAAAGAAATATATCTTGTTAATCAGTTAACTATTCCCTCGCTAATGGTCAATCTATCGGAAGAAAGGACACTCGACTGTCTGGAGCCAACGTTGGTTCTCAGTCTGTCCAGAAGAGACCCGGAACTCGTTGGCTTGGAGGCCCTTGAACCAGGCTTCATGTAGCCGGTTCCTGGTGGATTCTTGGAAAGCTTCTCGGTACGGTACTTTTCGTAGTAGATCCCGTGAGTCGTGTCCTTCAGATCTTGCAGACATGCGCCCAGCAAACATGTTCTCAAAACAATGTAGTCGCTGTGAGCAGGATCGTCGACTCTCACAATCCCATGAGGCAGACGTCTCACTTTATACTCCACCTGGTCGATGATGGCCCTATCCGTACCGGAGACAATGGCAAATGGGACCAGATCCTGAACGCTGCTGACTGCtgactcgtcgtcctcctcgtcaatgtctGAGAAACAGTTTGAGAAGTCATACGTGTTGATTCTGTTCTTGGCCAGGTCCCGTAAAATCAGTTTTCTGTTCAAAgcaatctcctcctcagaCAGGATATCCGCCTTGGAGATCACGGGAATCACGTTGCACCGTTTCCCCAGCTCTTTCATGCAAGCAATGTCCAGCTCCCGCAATCCCTTGCCAGTAGGTCTGATGAAATAGATGGCAGCATGGATCCTCGTGTCCGTGGCCTTTGGAGTTCTCTGGATCTTGCACTCATCGTTCAGCACCCTCTCAAACTGGCTCTCAATGTAATCTGTGAGACATTTTGTCGAGTCTCTGTTGTCGATGAAGTCGCCCAGTCCTGGCGCCATAACCACGTCTAAGTCAATTCTGGTCCCTCCCTCGTAGATCTTGGCAGAGTGACTCTCGATCGACAGATCTGCAGGCGCCGGACGAttggtggtgatgatgTCCTCGTTGCAAAGAGTGTTGATAAATGTGCTCTTACCTGTTCCCGTCTGGCCAACAACCAAAATGCTGAGTTGCAAACCCCGTTTAAGGAACTTTTTTTGGCGGATCTCTTCCGCTGTCAGCTGTGCGGTTAGTCTGGTGAAACGGACTCAAACTTACAATGTTCAGCTTGGCACTGGTGCTCATGTTTAGAAATGGCGTATGATAATTATTGTTCTTTTGTATATAATTATCCTTCTTTTTTATCCTGCGCTAGCgtttcttgatttttttctggcgcCGAATCTGGAGCCGCTGTGCCAAATAGCCCCGTGAACTGCTCAAACTCAAGTTTCGGCAGATGCTGCAAAACTTGGAACGGCGGATCCAGACTGCTCAGAGGCCGGCTCAGCGCCACCAGGTCCTGGTAGCACGCCCAGACCTGTTCCTGGTCCGTGCCCAGCTCCTGCACAAACTCAGGAGGAATCTTGAGACTCTGGTCTTTTGCGCAGCTTAAAACAACGCCCAGCATAGCTATCACGTTTGTCTCGTGCAAAAGAACCAACGGCACTCGCGAAGTCAATTCGTAGACGTTTGTGCACTGTATAAAGAGGTCCTTTGACCGTTTGAGCCAGTCTGTTTCTCTGGGTATGTCTTCTTCTAGTCTTAAAGCACTCAGGCACAATTTATAAGGATTGGGAGGAGTGACCTCAAAACATAGAGTCTCCAGTAGCATCTCCTCCAGATTGATCATAAGGTCCTTCCAGCGCCAGAATATCTTTGAATTCTCGTCTATCGGGTCCTGACTATTTGCCATCGCAGTTTTTGCGCACACTTTGACAACGTCGGCCAGACGACGCCGACACTCTTCTGCTTTGCAAGCAATAAATAAACTCGTGGCGGCAACCTCGAAATAGTGGTGGCTCAGCATGTCTCGACGCATGTAAAATCTGTGGAAGTAGCACGACGCAGTCATTGCCACCGACCGTGAGAGACGCAGCTGTCTGCAACATTTGAACAAATATATAATTCCCTTGGCTCGCTTTTGGCACTCGTCCTCGAAACTGACTTTCTTCAGTTCCGACCCGTTTTTTCGCGACGGCGTGCcctgctgcagctcctcaagTGTGTATTTCCAGTTGCTCGTCTTCACATTGATCAGCCCGTCCCAATACTCGCCACTGGGGAGGGGTTCCACGGCAGACATTTTACtgaataaatatttttcatattttttctctatTTACACCACCTTGTCCATCTGCTGAACAACATAGTCCAAAATGAAACTTTGCTCGACCAGGTCGTCCAACCTGCCATAATGTCTCTCGCTGTATGGCAAAATGGCGTCAATGTACCCCATCAACCCAGGCatctcaaacagcttctcGTTGGAGTAGTTTGTCAATATCGCCTTGATGAGCTTCTGTGCCACCTCGAAATGGCGCGAATTGGTGTTCCAGTCCCGGACTCTTTTGAAGAGTAGCAATATCTGGtcctgttccagctctgaAATCACACTCTCGATGCCAAAGGATCCAATTACAGACCCTTCGTCGCCCTCTGCTATACTGGCCAGAAGAACGTTATAGAGTCTCATAGGGTGGTTCAGAGTCAAAGCCAGCTTGAACGCGTTCACCCAGTcttttttgttgatgtaGTTCTGCAACGACTGTTCCTGCTCGACCTTCAATTTGCGCTCCTCTGCTTCCAGCTGTTGCACCTCCTCGGTGTTGTCTATCCATATGGTGATTGCTCCGTCGGCATCAGCAGACACAAACTCGCGGCCGTCGTCTTTGATACACAGCGCCCAGATCCTATTGTCGTGGTTGTCGAGCGTCTGTACGCAATCGCCGCTGGAGATTTCCCAGATCTTGATTAAACCGTCTGCACCGGCTCCGACAATAAACTGATTTCTGGCTAGAAACGCAACTCGCTGAATAGCATTAGCCGGACCCTGGAAAGTCTTGATACACGTAAGGTCCTCTAATGACCACACCTTGGCTGTCTGGTCACCAGAACCAGTCACAATTAGTCTGTCGTAGGCACAGAAACTGATGTCGTAAACTGGCCGCTTGTGGCCCTTCAAAACTCCAACAGTCTCGCCAGCCTCTAAGTCCCAGATTTTGGCCATTTTGTCGTGGCTCGCGGTCGCCAAAAAATCGTCGTTCGGACTAACGTCAATGGAATGGATCATCTTGTCGTGCGCTCTTCTTGTGTAGTCGGACTTTCTCACATGTATCACCTCGTCTCCTGGTTTAGGAATCGTCCATTTTTTTATTGTCAGGTCTTCAGCTGCTGTTATGAGGAAGCGAGGATAATCCCTGACGGGTGTCCTAGGCAACGCAACAGCAGTGACCGACGAGATGTGGCCTTCAAACACGGCAACACACACGAATTTTTGTTCCTCGTCGTACCTCCAGAGCCGTGCCGTATTGTCCTTAGCAGCGGTAGCCAGCCAGAGGCCATCGGCGGTGGAATCCAGAGCATTCAACAAATCGGTGTGCGCTTCGCACAGCGTGACATCGAGCGGCTTTTCCGCAACGTCGACAATTCGCAAAGCAGGCGAGTTCGTTGCCAATGCAAGCTGGTCAAATTTAGGACCAACATAGCGCATGTCAGCGATGGTACCATGATTACCCGCCATCACCCTCAAAGTTGGGAATATGCCATCTTGTGCATCGAGATCAATCTCCGCAATTGTCTGATCTGAATaaaccagcagcaaagaGTCTATTCCTTTGTCAAGATGCAAAACGTCCATAATATTGAGCTCTTCTGTGGTTTCCAGTGGCTTCCTGCTGGTTGCAaccagtttttcagaatTCAAGTCCCAGACCTTCAGAAGACCAAACTCGCCCGCCGTATACAAAAGTTCTTTGTCTTCATGTTCAACAAATCCACACGCCTCAACAGAGTGCGAGACGGGAATTGTCTTCACCTCCTTCCACGTCCTGGTATTGTACACTATTATCACGCTGTCTCTTCCACTGCTTATAAACAGCTCACCGTTGTCACTGAACGAGACACCTCTCACGGTAGCCGTATGCTCTTTCATCGTGCGGGCACATTTGCGTTTCACCAGGTCCCATATTTTCACTGTCCCCATGATATCTCCACTGGCCAGCTTCCAATCTTTAGAGTCGAGTTTTCCATAAAAACgaagagaagaaactgTCGATGGATGGCCTTTGAAGTTGTGTGTGATGAATGACCCCTCTATATCCCAGACAATGACACTACCATCGGTAAGTCCGAATGCAAATAAAGACGAAGTAGGGTCCACGGTAGAGATATATGATGCTGCCGGAAGTTTGAAAGTCTTGATGAATTTGCTTTGCTGGAGATCAAAAACCTTGAGTTGCTGTGATTGAGATACTATGGCCAGATATTTGCCGTCCGGTGTTAGTTGCAACGTCGTCACCAGATCTCCGTCTCCCTGGATCTGGTGCACAACATCATCTGTTTCTCTGTTGATAACAACTATATCTTCCAGAACTGCAGTTGCTAGAACCACACCATCTCCGGAAACTGTTGCATTAGCAGAACCAATGTAAAAAGGCTCGATATCGACCTTTTTATAGCTCCTTTTTGTGGTGAAGTCCATGCTAAAATTTAtttcaaataaatttaaaatattttttttcaaactACCCTaccttgaattttttgacaaatttttttgaaccAACGAGCCTTTCACCATGTCCTCTCCAATTTTGCACATTGTGAAACCAAACGTGGCCACGCCGAGCACTTCTGCTCCAGTGGGGCCAGTCAAGGTTTTGATTCAGGCTCCAGCTCTGATGCAGCTCATTGATGCCGTGTATATGGACAACGAAGAAGACCTCACGAAAAGCAGAACTATTGGAACTTTGCTTGGAACCCGTTCCGATGACGGATCTGAATTGGAGGTCAAAGAGTGTTATATTGTGCCCCACAAGGAGGAAGCTGAGGAGCTCACCATTGAAGAAAGCCACCACATTTCCACATATCAGCTCTTGAAAAGAGTGAATCCAGAACTGTTAATTGTCGGCTGGTTCTCAACTAACCCTGTGCTTGACTCGTTCACCGGTCTCTTCCAAGAGTTCTACTCCAAGGGATCTTGCTTTCCCCACCAGCCAATCCATCTGACTCTGCAAACCAAAGACGATAACGGAGACATCATATCgccaattttgaaaacatACATCTCGTCCCCAGTCGGAGTGCCTGCCAACTCCAACCTGGCTAACCAAATTGGAATCGACAAGATTGGCTCTTTTGCATTTACTCCTGTTCCAAATGAAGTTATCTACTCCAAGACTGAGCTCACTACGCTGAAATATCTTAATAAAGGTGTCCAAACTGAGTCCAGAGCAGTGGATCTTCTGGGTCAAGATGAACTCAAACAAATTTCCGGATCCGTCGCCAATGTTGCCAGCTTGCTCGACACGCTCCAGGCGTATGTTCAAAAGGTCATCAAGGGCGAGATCGAGGGAGACTCGAACGTCGGAAAGAGACTTCTGGAAACTCTCAACACACAGCCAAGCTCCATCGATCCTGACCAATTGCACACCATGTTACAGAACCATGCCGATGATGCCTCGCTCGTCGAGTACCTCGCTTCGTGCGTGAAGCAGCAACTCGATCTCAGTGCCAAATTGACCAACTTTATGACTCCTGAAGAGAGCGCAAAATAGCTATGTAAAAATCAAATTTAGTATCCATCCTTTATAAATGCCGTACCATAAATAATAAATGCAGCTCAGCTTCCAAACAGGAAACGTAGGTCATCGTTGTGCCCGATGtcgaccagcagctcttccacGTCGTTAAGGATTTCCTCGCTGAAAAGCCCGCCTTTGGTTGGTCTCAGACCCTCTGCTTGGGTCTCGGCCGCGCTCTGTCTTCTTCCCTTAGACAGCTTGTGCAATCGCTTCGAGGCCTTGCGCAGAGACTTGGCCGTGTTGGCAGGGATCATCAGCTCGCCCCCAAACGAGCCACGGGCTcgtttttttctctttttctccaggGCTGCCACCGTGGCACGCATTTTTTTGCGTCTGTGGTCGCCAAAACTGTACTTGCGCGTCGCATCCGGATGAGGCTGGTAGTACGTGTTGTTGACGACACCCTTGTTCCTAAAAGCAGAAAGCGGAACACGTCTCTCGTGAAAAAGGTCCCAGTCCACAGACGTGGTTTGCTCCtgctcttcgtcctcgaacTCGCTAATATTAAGCAGTTCGTCCAGCGCAATAGGCGGTGCGCTCGGTTGTGTCTGCGTGCGTTGGCGTTGGCGATGGCCCACACTCATGCGAGTGCCCTTCACCACCGATGTTCGGTTGTCCTGGCCAGGATACAAGAATCGCGTCGAGATGCCGTCAATAATGCCGAACGGCTTGCGGGTTTTAGAAATGATAAAAGTTCCAAGAACAGGCGCTCTGAAATTGTTcttggacgacgagagGACCTCTTTGGCGCTTTTGCTGCCAATCTTGCGCGTAGAGCGCACTGGGAGTGAGGTGTCTTCGTCGGTCTCGTCGCCGTCTTTTTCGCCGACTTTGTCGCCGGCATCCTCCTCAGCACTCGAGTTATCGTGCTCGTCTTCCTTCTCAGAAGCACTGCTGTCCgaagagaagaaatacTGTAGTAACTGGTTCTCGCTGTCGctgtcgtcctcgtcagacACAATCGCATTCATCGGAACCACGCTCTGTCCGCGTTTGCTAGAGTAATGGTCGTAGTCGCTGGTAAAAATGTCGTCGAACGCAGACACATCGATGTCCGCcatgtcgtcctcgtcctcgtcgtcctcgtcacTGTCCTCCGGAGCGGGGAGATATTTGACCTTATCGGGCTTCATCTCTTTGACTCTCACATGGCCTTCATCCTGGTCCTCCTCGGTAGCGTTGGTATTTTCCTCAACGATGGACGACCGTGGCGTCGCTGCGGACGACGAGTAATCATTCACGTCGTTGACGTCGTTCACCAAAGCTTCGGTCTCCTCTTTAAGCAGATAATTGTCCTCTTTGAAATAAGGATCGTCTTCGGGCAGCAAAAAATCgtagtcgtcgtcgctATTGCCAAATGCAAGCAACTCAAGAtcgtcgttgtcgttcTGGAGCGCCTGGATCAGGTCGTTATTGTCAAACTCGTAGTCTGCTTCTGAGTCGATCTCCTGGTCGTCGAACTTTGGCACTTCCAGACTGACTGTCTCATCGATAATTGTGGCGTCGTGAAACGTACCAATGTCCACTTCCTCTCCCAAATCTTCCTCTGTGATCATGTTGGCATAGTCCACCGGCTCGTTGTCAAGCTGAATGTCTGCCACCGGGTCCAGGTCATTGAATTTGCGctcctcgtcttccaaCACCTGGTCCAcaatgtcgtcgtccagctcctcttcctcttcctcatcgGCCTCCACGGCCTGCTCAGACTCTCCAGCACCTTTCCGAGAGGTTGCGGATTTAGCAGCCTTTTTGGAAACTTTTTTACTGCTTTTGCGCGGACTCTTGTGACGAGTAGCAGCCTTCATCGCCCTGGCTCTCTCCTTGGTCAGTTGCACAAAATCGACGTTGTCATCGTCAGACGAGCTCGACTCGTCTTCGCTCTCAGAACTGCTAGATATTATCTCGTCCACTTGCCTGCGAGCGGAGCTCATTCGGTAATCTCCCTCCGTAGCACTGCTACCCGAATCAGAGTCGTCTGACTCCTCGCTCGATTCCGACTCTTCTGAGTCTGATACAATGCTAAATCGTCTGCTGGACCGTGATTTCGCACCGCCGGAGGGATGTGGCAGGTACTTGGGGGCCTGCGGTACCCTCTTGGAGGTTACTTGTTTTCTGCCTTTAGCCATGATAGACTATGATATTTTTCGCTCTTATCGGGGATTTTTAAAACGGTAAGTATTTTGTAGCTCTTATATGTGTCACTGATATCTCTTAGAGATAGAAAAGTAAGCAATTGGCAGTCCTTGATCCGGTGTCCCTTTTTGTCCTTATAAAAATATATATCTGAAATTAactgaaaattttcagatCCTACATTATTGTGCTGAATCAGAAATCACGTAAAATGGCAGATTAGATAGCCACACCCAAGCTTACATGGAATCCTGTGACGAAAGCCTCAGATCGTGCATGCAAATCGATATCGGTGCTACTGGCGACTGTGATATTCTATAAGTAAGAAATAATTTACCTCAGTAAACCACGGGTCGGCCCCTGAAGCCTCCCCACAAAGTGCCTAGCCTTGGCAACCAGATATTTTAGCactcaaaaatatttgttCACGTCCAAATGTTTTCAGCAACGCATCAGCTACCTTTAAGGCAGGCTGTGCGGGCGTATTCGACTGTCGGAGTTCGTCCAAAAAAGTGGGGCGTCTTCAAAAAGTCGTTGCTGGCCGTCTCAGGGGTCGGTTTGGCGGCCTACGGATATGACTCCGTGCTGGGGGCCGGAGTCACAAACAGGAGCGTGCGATCTTTGTCCACGcttttgttgatctcgatcGACTATAAGCTGAATTTTGAAGAGGGCAAAGATATAGAAGCCTTGCACGAGCGCAACGCGCAGAGACTGTACGACCTACTTACCACGAACAAGGGGCTGTATATCAAGATGGGCCAGGTAATAGCCATCCAGGGAATGATGTTCCCTCAGCAGTACCAGAAGAAGTTTAGtcagctgtttgacaaggCTCC
The sequence above is a segment of the Ogataea parapolymorpha DL-1 chromosome I, whole genome shotgun sequence genome. Coding sequences within it:
- a CDS encoding U3 small nucleolar RNA-associated protein 13, coding for MDFTTKRSYKKVDIEPFYIGSANATVSGDGVVLATAVLEDIVVINRETDDVVHQIQGDGDLVTTLQLTPDGKYLAIVSQSQQLKVFDLQQSKFIKTFKLPAASYISTVDPTSSLFAFGLTDGSVIVWDIEGSFITHNFKGHPSTVSSLRFYGKLDSKDWKLASGDIMGTVKIWDLVKRKCARTMKEHTATVRGVSFSDNGELFISSGRDSVIIVYNTRTWKEVKTIPVSHSVEACGFVEHEDKELLYTAGEFGLLKVWDLNSEKLVATSRKPLETTEELNIMDVLHLDKGIDSLLLVYSDQTIAEIDLDAQDGIFPTLRVMAGNHGTIADMRYVGPKFDQLALATNSPALRIVDVAEKPLDVTLCEAHTDLLNALDSTADGLWLATAAKDNTARLWRYDEEQKFVCVAVFEGHISSVTAVALPRTPVRDYPRFLITAAEDLTIKKWTIPKPGDEVIHVRKSDYTRRAHDKMIHSIDVSPNDDFLATASHDKMAKIWDLEAGETVGVLKGHKRPVYDISFCAYDRLIVTGSGDQTAKVWSLEDLTCIKTFQGPANAIQRVAFLARNQFIVGAGADGLIKIWEISSGDCVQTLDNHDNRIWALCIKDDGREFVSADADGAITIWIDNTEEVQQLEAEERKLKVEQEQSLQNYINKKDWVNAFKLALTLNHPMRLYNVLLASIAEGDEGSVIGSFGIESVISELEQDQILLLFKRVRDWNTNSRHFEVAQKLIKAILTNYSNEKLFEMPGLMGYIDAILPYSERHYGRLDDLVEQSFILDYVVQQMDKVV
- a CDS encoding Allantoin permease, translated to MSKKLEEIKQVSLDNESQSAGSFEDRTGFFGKVRKLVKRLELDGTQNFTLSQLFLYNYDLKPLEEKRRTWRWWNFVTFWIADSFNINTWQIAATGVQAGLSWWATWITIWLGYSFCGCFVVLAARYGAYNHISFPVATRSSWGIWGSLWPVINRVVMACIWFGVQSVLGGQCVALMLRSIFGNDLETRIPNKLKGEISSFQMLAFFLFWLFQLPAIYMKPHTVRHLFTMKAIACPIAGIAFLAWTLVKADGGGPVIHQSGTLSGSAFGWAFVNSMMNSLANFATLIVNAPDFSRMSHKPNSSIYSQLITIPVAFSVTSLIGVLVSSASTVLYNETYWDPLDVLSRFLDNYSSGARGGVFLIALGFAIAQLGTNISANSLSAGTDMTALLPKYINIRRGGFICAIIGYAICPWNLLSSSSMFTTYLSAYAVFLSSIAGVYFCDYYLIRKGHIVLEDLYTADNSSQYFYTAGFNWRAILAYLCGIAPNIVGFVGATQTHTVPDGATKVYYFSFFTGYASSCCVLFLLTALFPVKGVPRENLFQKSWLEEWKDVESFDDFFHQRLVTEEVA